One window of Arthrobacter oryzae genomic DNA carries:
- a CDS encoding alkaline phosphatase family protein codes for MTPGNKSEPSAVAVAEGAPAPSLVPPAPAYGQRSIAEVLTSAAASLGIEGFENRLNLPAARRVCVVLADGLGRSLLKQKAAHTPFLRSVMQQGQGAVPVSLDSAFPSTTASSLASFGTGLPAGQHGMVGYDVLDPRQDKVVNLLGNWDAGVDPREWQPFPTVFERAAAHTDVTTISLPQFGGSPMTQAALRGGRFIAAGTPHARTAAAADAMLAAESSLMYFYVNDLDKAGHRYGCQSAHWEHQLEELDATVRRLNATLPPGTTVLLTADHGMLDVPESQRIDFSAEPALIAGVRHTAGEPRMVHLYLEPDAGEEDRTRLIGSWRERFGDRIWAFSRGEAVAAGLFGDVRPEVSPRIGDVLVAARDALAFYDTRRVRPAALEVVGQHGSLTKAEREVPLLCFQAQGRKGARG; via the coding sequence ATGACGCCAGGGAACAAATCTGAACCGTCCGCCGTCGCCGTCGCCGAGGGTGCCCCGGCTCCATCGCTTGTGCCCCCGGCCCCGGCCTACGGGCAACGTTCCATCGCCGAAGTGCTCACCAGCGCCGCAGCAAGCCTCGGGATTGAGGGCTTTGAGAACCGGTTGAACCTGCCGGCAGCACGGCGGGTGTGCGTTGTCCTAGCCGATGGCCTGGGCCGTAGCCTGCTGAAGCAAAAGGCGGCACATACCCCGTTCCTGCGGTCCGTGATGCAGCAGGGCCAGGGAGCGGTGCCGGTATCCCTCGACTCGGCTTTTCCTTCCACTACCGCGTCCTCCCTCGCCAGCTTCGGCACGGGGCTCCCGGCCGGCCAGCACGGAATGGTGGGCTACGACGTCCTCGATCCGCGGCAGGACAAGGTGGTCAACTTGCTGGGCAACTGGGACGCCGGTGTGGACCCCCGTGAATGGCAGCCGTTTCCCACCGTGTTCGAGCGCGCAGCTGCCCACACTGACGTCACCACCATCAGCCTGCCGCAGTTCGGCGGCTCGCCCATGACGCAGGCCGCGTTGCGGGGCGGACGATTCATCGCCGCGGGCACCCCGCACGCCAGGACGGCCGCTGCGGCGGACGCCATGCTTGCCGCTGAAAGCTCGCTGATGTACTTCTACGTGAACGACCTGGACAAGGCCGGCCACCGTTACGGCTGCCAGTCGGCCCATTGGGAGCACCAGCTCGAAGAGCTCGACGCCACGGTACGGCGGCTCAACGCAACCCTTCCGCCGGGGACCACCGTCCTGCTGACGGCGGACCACGGCATGCTCGACGTCCCCGAGTCGCAGCGGATCGACTTCTCGGCGGAACCTGCCCTGATCGCCGGTGTTCGTCACACGGCGGGGGAGCCCCGCATGGTCCACCTGTACCTTGAGCCCGACGCCGGGGAAGAGGACCGCACCCGGCTGATTGGATCGTGGCGGGAACGGTTCGGCGACAGGATCTGGGCATTCAGCCGCGGCGAGGCCGTGGCGGCCGGACTGTTCGGTGACGTCAGGCCGGAGGTCAGCCCGCGCATCGGGGACGTCCTGGTGGCCGCCAGGGACGCCCTGGCGTTCTATGACACACGGCGTGTCCGTCCCGCGGCGCTGGAGGTGGTCGGGCAGCACGGGTCCCTGACCAAGGCGGAGCGCGAAGTCCCGCTGCTATGTTTCCAGGCTCAAGGCAGAAAGGGAGCGCGTGGCTGA
- a CDS encoding bifunctional acetate--CoA ligase family protein/GNAT family N-acetyltransferase produces the protein MVDQPGDGVYPEYWEADVVLRDGGTAHVRPIHPSDSDAVQAFHTGQSQKSIYMRFFAFKARLSSKELKRFTEVDYKDRVALVITIGGEILGIGRYDRLADPEEAEVAFNIADAHQGRGIGSILLEHLAAAARENGIRKFSAEVLPENRKMLMVFSDAGYDVKRHFDDGVVSLEFNIDPTEKSRAVMESREHRAEARSIQELLAPSSVAVIGASRKWGTVGYQLLEHIIEGGFTGPVYAINPEALELAGMLSFGKLSDVPDPVRLAIIAVPYEEVPKVVADCAAAGVKGVVVATAGYADDGDRGLARQRELVRQARSNGMRVIGPASLGIVNTNPAVSLNASMAPSLPRRGGLGLFSQSAAIGVALYAASSRRRLGISTFLSAGNRADVSGNDMMQFWEDDADTAAVGLYLESIGNPRKFSRLARRLARTKPVIVAKSDSMGLQLPPGHAVRTTQAPPGALDAMMRQSGVIRVETIEQLMDVAQIVAGQPLPAGADIAVFSNSGALGKVVADSAAANGLGVERIVTDVDLDAGMSLALPALRQSLAGILAADTIHAVVVALLPARGLTVEKIAGVLAECSAAAGKPVVAAFTGILDPSVYVEGMVGAEATVHSVEDESAGGSVPCYSNPGAAVAALAAVVKYAQWVERDKGLFVEPAGCDAESVRTELEELLHDVPGEQLLQLDPVKAATLLSHYGIHVVPSAGFETPDEAVAAAERLGWPVVLKTTDPALRHRLDLGGVRLDIQDADSLRRNIIQMHRALAPYGSPSMEVQTMAPVGQACTFRAIEDPLLGPVISFGLAGDAVNLLEDWAHRVPPLSGADVHDFIRAPRAARKLFGYQGLPAVDVAALEDLAARLTRLKDNHPEIALVEFNPVLAGPRGVSILAADVRIANAAQRTDSARRAMRS, from the coding sequence ATGGTGGATCAGCCCGGGGACGGCGTATATCCGGAATATTGGGAAGCCGATGTCGTTCTAAGGGACGGCGGGACGGCTCATGTGCGCCCCATCCACCCCTCAGATTCCGACGCCGTGCAGGCTTTCCACACCGGCCAGTCGCAGAAGTCCATTTACATGCGGTTCTTCGCCTTCAAGGCGCGGCTCTCCAGCAAGGAGCTGAAGCGCTTCACGGAAGTGGACTACAAGGACCGGGTGGCGCTGGTGATCACCATCGGCGGCGAAATCCTGGGCATCGGCCGCTACGACCGGCTGGCCGATCCCGAAGAAGCCGAGGTTGCCTTCAATATAGCCGACGCCCACCAGGGGCGCGGCATCGGGTCGATCCTGCTGGAACACCTGGCGGCCGCCGCCCGCGAGAACGGGATCCGTAAATTCAGCGCCGAAGTGCTGCCGGAAAACCGCAAGATGCTGATGGTCTTCTCCGACGCCGGCTACGACGTCAAAAGGCATTTCGACGACGGCGTGGTGAGCCTGGAATTCAACATCGACCCCACGGAAAAGTCGCGCGCCGTGATGGAATCCCGCGAGCACCGCGCGGAGGCGCGCAGCATCCAGGAACTGCTGGCGCCGTCGTCGGTGGCGGTGATCGGTGCCAGCCGCAAATGGGGCACCGTCGGTTACCAGCTGCTGGAGCACATCATTGAGGGCGGCTTCACCGGGCCGGTCTACGCCATCAACCCCGAGGCGCTCGAACTCGCGGGCATGCTGTCGTTCGGGAAGCTCTCCGACGTGCCGGACCCCGTCAGGCTGGCCATCATCGCCGTCCCCTATGAGGAAGTCCCCAAAGTCGTGGCGGATTGCGCGGCCGCAGGAGTGAAGGGCGTCGTGGTGGCGACAGCCGGGTACGCCGACGACGGCGATCGCGGACTGGCACGGCAGCGCGAACTGGTCCGCCAGGCACGGTCCAACGGCATGCGCGTGATCGGGCCGGCATCCCTGGGCATCGTCAACACCAACCCGGCCGTGTCCCTGAACGCGTCCATGGCGCCGAGCCTGCCGCGCCGGGGCGGCCTGGGCCTGTTCAGCCAGTCGGCCGCCATCGGAGTGGCGCTGTACGCGGCGTCCAGCCGGCGCCGCCTGGGCATCTCCACCTTCCTTTCCGCCGGCAACCGGGCAGACGTCTCCGGCAACGACATGATGCAGTTCTGGGAAGACGACGCCGACACCGCCGCCGTGGGGCTCTACCTCGAATCCATCGGCAATCCGCGCAAGTTTTCCCGGCTGGCGCGGCGGCTTGCCCGCACCAAACCCGTCATTGTGGCGAAGTCGGACTCCATGGGCCTGCAGTTGCCCCCGGGGCATGCCGTGCGGACCACGCAGGCGCCCCCGGGAGCCCTGGACGCGATGATGCGCCAGTCAGGTGTGATCCGGGTGGAAACCATCGAGCAGCTGATGGACGTGGCACAGATCGTCGCCGGCCAGCCGCTCCCGGCCGGGGCGGACATCGCGGTTTTCAGCAACTCCGGGGCGCTCGGCAAAGTGGTGGCGGACAGCGCCGCCGCCAACGGGCTCGGCGTTGAACGGATCGTCACCGACGTGGATCTCGACGCCGGGATGTCACTGGCGCTGCCCGCCCTCCGCCAGAGCCTGGCCGGAATACTCGCCGCTGACACCATCCACGCCGTGGTGGTGGCGCTGCTGCCGGCACGCGGCCTCACCGTGGAAAAAATTGCAGGCGTCCTGGCGGAATGCTCGGCAGCGGCCGGAAAGCCGGTGGTCGCCGCCTTCACCGGGATCCTGGACCCGTCCGTCTATGTCGAGGGCATGGTGGGCGCCGAAGCTACGGTCCACTCCGTGGAGGATGAGTCCGCAGGCGGATCAGTGCCGTGCTACTCCAACCCGGGCGCCGCCGTCGCTGCGCTCGCCGCCGTGGTCAAGTACGCCCAATGGGTGGAACGCGACAAGGGCCTGTTCGTGGAGCCTGCCGGCTGCGACGCGGAAAGTGTCAGGACCGAGCTGGAGGAACTGCTCCATGACGTCCCCGGTGAGCAGCTGCTGCAGCTCGACCCGGTCAAGGCCGCCACGCTGCTCTCCCACTACGGCATCCATGTGGTGCCGTCCGCCGGCTTCGAAACGCCGGACGAGGCCGTCGCGGCAGCGGAACGGCTGGGCTGGCCGGTGGTGCTCAAGACCACCGACCCCGCGCTGCGCCACCGGCTGGACCTTGGCGGCGTGCGGCTGGACATCCAGGACGCGGATTCCCTGCGGCGCAACATCATCCAGATGCACCGCGCCCTGGCACCCTACGGCTCGCCGTCCATGGAGGTCCAGACCATGGCGCCGGTGGGGCAGGCCTGCACCTTCAGGGCCATTGAGGACCCCCTGCTGGGTCCGGTGATTTCCTTCGGCCTTGCCGGCGACGCGGTGAACCTGCTGGAGGACTGGGCCCACCGGGTTCCGCCACTGTCCGGAGCCGATGTCCACGACTTCATCCGCGCCCCCAGGGCGGCCCGGAAACTGTTCGGCTACCAGGGATTGCCGGCGGTGGACGTTGCTGCGCTGGAGGACCTGGCCGCGCGGCTGACCCGGTTGAAGGACAACCACCCCGAGATCGCGCTGGTCGAGTTCAACCCCGTGCTGGCCGGGCCCCGCGGGGTGTCAATCCTGGCCGCCGATGTCCGGATAGCGAACGCCGCCCAGCGGACCGACAGTGCGCGCCGGGCGATGCGGAGCTAG
- a CDS encoding DUF5998 family protein, with translation MSPQPPTSKPQAPRSGHQASHSHGAHDHGAQGQSLEGALQQAGFYPRLVADVVDDALDGRDCMAHLVHLETHFDRAEVRRHITVLVLTDDMLVIAHVDDQQLDEAGEQIVAQISTESVPVAQIRSVVLSYMYAQPQNYKPSDPVRELTLSIAWSGGQRLDMGPASCGDPQCEADHGYSGTIAQEDIVLRISAEADGLQAVQDAKLFARALRAVNTGSPAPVPHSGPVAPPRPRTGVFGNRLSRGHQR, from the coding sequence ATGAGCCCCCAGCCTCCCACGTCGAAGCCACAAGCACCCCGATCCGGTCACCAGGCCTCACACAGCCACGGCGCGCACGACCACGGTGCCCAGGGCCAAAGCCTGGAAGGCGCCCTCCAGCAGGCAGGTTTCTATCCACGGCTGGTAGCTGACGTTGTTGACGACGCGCTGGACGGCCGCGACTGCATGGCGCACCTGGTGCACCTTGAGACCCACTTCGACCGCGCCGAGGTGCGCCGGCACATCACCGTGCTGGTGCTGACGGACGACATGCTGGTGATCGCCCACGTGGACGACCAGCAGCTGGACGAGGCCGGAGAACAGATCGTCGCCCAGATTTCCACGGAGTCCGTGCCCGTAGCGCAAATCCGTTCCGTGGTGCTGAGCTACATGTACGCCCAGCCGCAGAACTACAAGCCCTCCGACCCCGTCCGGGAACTCACCCTCTCCATCGCCTGGTCCGGCGGCCAGCGGCTGGACATGGGCCCGGCCAGCTGCGGGGATCCGCAGTGCGAAGCCGACCACGGCTACAGCGGCACCATCGCCCAGGAGGACATCGTGCTCCGCATCAGTGCGGAAGCTGACGGCCTGCAGGCCGTCCAGGATGCCAAGCTGTTCGCCCGGGCGCTGCGCGCCGTGAACACCGGTTCGCCCGCGCCCGTGCCGCACAGCGGCCCGGTTGCCCCGCCGCGTCCCCGCACCGGTGTTTTCGGAAACCGGCTCAGCCGCGGGCACCAGCGCTGA